One Coffea arabica cultivar ET-39 chromosome 5e, Coffea Arabica ET-39 HiFi, whole genome shotgun sequence DNA segment encodes these proteins:
- the LOC140007052 gene encoding uncharacterized protein, whose protein sequence is MDIFLAPTDYQLQELHSRFNDHTVESLFLSTALDPRNGIMLFKIDDICKLAEKCYPNDFMEQELVRLRIELQHFEFDIPNHPELQELSGIHELCQGLVTTRKSVIYSLIDRLIRVVLTLPVSTAITERPFSIMKITKTPKQL, encoded by the coding sequence ATGGATATATTTCTTGCACCAACTGATTATCAATTGCAAGAGTTACATAGCAGGTTTAATGATCATACCGTGGAATCGCTTTTTTTGAGCACTGCTTTAGATCCTAGAAATGGAATTATGCTGTTCAAGATTGATGATATTTGTAAACTTGCAGAGAAGTGCTATCCgaatgattttatggagcaagaaCTAGTACGTCTAAGAATAGAACTTCAACATTTTGAATTCGACATTCCAAATCATCCTGAATTGCAAGAATTATCTGGTATTCATGAGTTATGTCAAGGCTTGGTGACGACAAGAAAATCAGTAATATATTCTCTTATTGATAGATTGATTAGAGTTGTTCTTACTCTTCCTGTATCAACTGCAATTACAGAGCGgccattttcaattatgaaaataacCAAGACTCCaaaacaattatga